A DNA window from Paenibacillus segetis contains the following coding sequences:
- a CDS encoding ABC transporter permease yields MITTSNRQTVSRIAKKSIKANRMRSLMIVCAVVLTTLLLTSVFTLALSINKSMESASMKTSGSDYHGSFKYLNQDEVHKLIQHPSIKEYSRATVVGDVSSGAFKSNRIEINYVDENYPEHSFIHFTEGGLPSGENEIAMNTWELDLLGAPHKLGTTVSLDIDIDGSTGDKVISQDFVLSGYFEADQYVAMSGLAFVSEAFVKQNIADIDPAQSKANGSYTNTTRLEVMFNNSLDIEGKIQKVLSDTGLDVPYGVNWAYSSVSIFDDWTNIIPYVLLILIIMLSGYLLIYNIFHISVVRDIKFYGLMKTIGTTPKQLRKLISIQANWLYIVGLPIGLILGYGVGYWLTPMLATSFSSIEMEASYSVNPIIFIGAALFSYLTVRIAASKPGRTASRISPVEAVKYAGISGSNSSKKIKRSLGGAKLSRMSMGNLLRNKKKLFLMLASLSLSIILFSIIYTVIASFDVNKYLNTFISGDFVVKEESFDRRGSSTTDEYMLSEEVADILRTIDGVESLDKVYFKFNTLPIDDTIAAVLEPLSAAPSPDPYISYILESGSIQQYIYGIDKGWYDVLKQSDILEGTFDRDKFESGDYIMVSQATLAEDEEASYYHPGDKIKLGDKGKSYEVMAVLKSEALIAAGTMSFSSGGNVYFPAKELKSTFTESQILSVTLHTDPAKLDQVDRTVRAFADASKGLTVRSRDDYKQELAGFMNIFKTIGYGLSFIIGLIGVLNYINTVITGVVSRRNEFAILESIGMTKKQMKRMLVYEGFYSIMFSALIVGTLGMFLTYSIAKTISDNMAFTVFRMNVWPIVGVIVILFGIAYVVTIIAYRMLSKATIVERLREAE; encoded by the coding sequence ATGATCACAACAAGCAATAGGCAGACCGTTTCCCGCATTGCTAAGAAAAGTATCAAGGCTAACCGAATGCGTAGCCTTATGATCGTATGTGCCGTGGTGCTCACCACGCTTCTGCTAACTTCGGTGTTTACATTGGCGTTGAGTATTAACAAATCCATGGAATCGGCCAGTATGAAGACGTCAGGAAGTGATTATCATGGTAGCTTCAAATATCTGAACCAAGATGAGGTTCATAAGCTGATTCAGCATCCCTCGATCAAGGAATATAGTAGGGCGACAGTGGTTGGTGATGTTAGTAGTGGTGCATTTAAGTCTAATAGGATAGAAATTAACTATGTAGACGAGAACTATCCTGAACATAGCTTTATACATTTTACGGAAGGTGGTCTGCCTTCAGGCGAGAATGAGATCGCTATGAATACCTGGGAGCTCGATTTACTAGGAGCCCCTCACAAGTTGGGTACCACGGTGAGTCTTGACATCGACATAGATGGCTCTACAGGTGATAAAGTTATATCACAGGATTTTGTCTTATCTGGTTATTTCGAAGCGGATCAATATGTCGCCATGTCAGGTTTGGCTTTTGTATCGGAAGCATTTGTGAAGCAGAATATTGCGGATATCGATCCAGCTCAGTCGAAGGCTAACGGGTCCTATACGAATACGACTAGACTCGAAGTGATGTTTAATAACTCATTGGATATTGAGGGGAAAATACAGAAGGTACTCTCTGATACTGGACTAGATGTACCCTATGGCGTGAATTGGGCCTATTCCAGTGTATCTATATTTGATGATTGGACGAATATCATTCCTTATGTTCTGCTTATCTTAATCATTATGCTGAGCGGATACCTACTCATCTATAATATCTTTCATATTTCTGTTGTCAGGGATATTAAGTTCTATGGGTTAATGAAGACGATTGGGACAACACCGAAGCAGCTTAGGAAGCTCATCTCGATTCAAGCCAATTGGTTATATATTGTCGGATTACCTATTGGGTTGATCTTGGGTTATGGCGTAGGCTACTGGTTAACTCCTATGTTGGCAACCTCTTTTTCAAGTATAGAGATGGAAGCAAGTTATTCCGTCAATCCAATCATTTTCATTGGTGCAGCCTTATTCTCTTATCTGACAGTACGTATCGCGGCTAGCAAACCAGGTAGGACTGCATCAAGAATTTCCCCTGTAGAGGCAGTTAAATATGCCGGAATAAGTGGCAGCAATAGTAGCAAGAAGATCAAGAGATCGCTGGGCGGGGCCAAGCTGTCCAGAATGTCTATGGGCAACTTACTAAGAAACAAGAAAAAGCTGTTTCTGATGCTTGCTTCCTTATCTCTAAGCATTATTTTGTTCAGTATTATCTACACGGTGATTGCTTCATTTGACGTGAATAAATACTTGAACACATTTATATCAGGTGACTTTGTAGTGAAGGAAGAATCCTTTGATCGAAGGGGATCGAGTACTACAGATGAATACATGTTGTCAGAAGAGGTTGCAGATATTTTGAGGACAATTGATGGGGTTGAGAGTTTAGATAAGGTTTATTTTAAATTTAATACACTTCCCATTGATGATACGATTGCGGCGGTACTTGAACCGCTTAGTGCTGCACCGAGTCCTGACCCGTATATTTCATATATTTTGGAAAGTGGGTCAATTCAGCAATATATATATGGTATTGATAAAGGTTGGTATGACGTACTTAAGCAGAGCGATATTTTGGAAGGAACGTTTGACCGTGATAAGTTTGAGTCCGGGGATTATATCATGGTGAGCCAAGCAACGTTGGCTGAGGATGAAGAAGCCAGTTATTATCATCCGGGCGATAAGATTAAGCTAGGTGACAAGGGGAAAAGTTATGAGGTGATGGCGGTATTGAAATCCGAAGCATTGATTGCGGCTGGAACGATGTCTTTTTCATCGGGTGGTAACGTCTATTTCCCTGCTAAAGAGTTGAAATCAACCTTTACTGAATCACAGATTTTGTCTGTCACCCTGCATACAGATCCTGCTAAGTTGGATCAAGTAGACCGTACCGTAAGGGCATTTGCCGATGCTAGTAAGGGACTCACTGTGAGATCTAGGGACGATTATAAGCAGGAATTGGCTGGTTTTATGAATATATTTAAAACAATTGGTTATGGCTTAAGCTTTATTATTGGATTGATCGGGGTACTTAACTATATCAACACCGTTATTACCGGGGTAGTTTCCCGTCGCAATGAGTTTGCGATCTTGGAGAGTATCGGGATGACGAAGAAGCAGATGAAGCGGATGTTGGTATACGAAGGATTTTATAGCATCATGTTCTCAGCTCTTATTGTAGGAACACTAGGGATGTTCCTGACCTATAGCATCGCCAAGACGATATCGGATAATATGGCATTTACTGTGTTCCGCATGAATGTTTGGCCAATTGTTGGCGTTATAGTCATCCTATTTGGCATCGCTTATGTAGTGACGATCATTGCTTATCGAATGCTCTCCAAAGCAACAATCGTCGAAAGATTACGAGAAGCGGAGTAG
- a CDS encoding ABC transporter ATP-binding protein: MTILQIQDLKKYYGKGEHVVKALDGISLTVEKGEFVAIVGTSGSGKSTLLHMLGGLDRATEGKVHVDGNDIFAMDDDKLTIFRRRSVGFVFQSYNLIPILNVYENIVLPIELDGARIDKGYVNQVIETLGLKEKINNLPANLSGGQQQRVAIARALATKPSIVLADEPTGNLDSKTSQEVLILMKQMSQKFNQTIVMITHNEEIAQTADRVIRLEDGQVVSRSQAGGR; the protein is encoded by the coding sequence ATGACGATATTACAAATCCAAGATTTGAAGAAATATTACGGTAAAGGTGAACATGTCGTAAAGGCGTTAGATGGTATTTCATTAACGGTGGAGAAGGGAGAATTTGTCGCCATCGTTGGCACCAGTGGAAGTGGGAAGAGTACGCTACTCCATATGCTCGGTGGACTTGACCGCGCAACGGAAGGTAAAGTTCACGTGGATGGAAATGATATTTTTGCTATGGATGATGATAAGCTGACGATTTTTAGACGAAGATCGGTAGGGTTTGTGTTTCAGAGCTATAATCTGATCCCGATTCTTAACGTGTATGAGAATATTGTGCTTCCGATTGAGTTAGATGGTGCGAGAATAGATAAAGGCTATGTAAATCAAGTTATTGAAACGTTGGGATTGAAAGAAAAAATAAACAATCTGCCAGCGAATCTGTCCGGGGGACAACAGCAACGGGTAGCGATTGCCAGAGCATTAGCTACGAAGCCTTCCATCGTATTGGCTGATGAGCCAACGGGGAATCTGGACAGCAAGACAAGCCAAGAGGTGCTCATTCTCATGAAACAAATGAGTCAGAAGTTTAATCAGACGATCGTGATGATTACTCATAATGAGGAGATCGCCCAAACCGCTGATCGAGTTATCCGCCTTGAGGACGGTCAAGTCGTAAGCCGTTCCCAAGCTGGCGGGAGGTAA